The proteins below are encoded in one region of Candidatus Planktophila lacus:
- a CDS encoding RNA polymerase sigma factor, with protein MSQQNQVEFTLWLRENQKAFLRAAKVICFDTQNAEDVLQEALADVYKRWSKIRSHENPEAYLMRVMVSKHADMRRKWLRRQQEKETSWDLAENIRDLVDQTDDVTQRLLVQAALKSLSAAQRAVLVLIYEHGMVLREVADVLQIPMGTAASHLARGKAAVAAYVELVPELEKSANKELTGSSQRPSEIETVIAEVVDNNE; from the coding sequence ATGAGCCAACAGAACCAAGTTGAGTTCACCCTCTGGTTACGTGAAAACCAGAAGGCATTTCTGCGCGCTGCAAAGGTAATTTGTTTTGATACCCAGAACGCCGAAGATGTTCTTCAAGAAGCGCTGGCAGATGTTTACAAGCGCTGGAGCAAGATCCGCAGCCACGAAAATCCAGAAGCATATTTAATGCGCGTGATGGTAAGCAAGCACGCCGATATGCGTCGCAAATGGTTGCGCCGTCAGCAAGAGAAGGAAACTTCCTGGGATCTGGCTGAAAATATTCGCGACTTAGTTGATCAAACAGATGATGTAACTCAGCGCTTACTTGTCCAAGCAGCCCTAAAGTCGCTGAGTGCGGCACAACGCGCAGTTCTTGTTTTGATTTACGAGCACGGCATGGTCTTGCGTGAAGTCGCTGACGTTCTGCAGATTCCAATGGGCACTGCAGCTTCGCACTTGGCCCGCGGCAAAGCAGCGGTAGCTGCCTATGTCGAGTTAGTTCCAGAGTTAGAGAAATCTGCAAATAAAGAGTTGACTGGAAGTTCTCAGCGACCATCTGAAATCGAAACGGTAATCGCAGAAGTGGTGGATAACAATGAGTGA
- a CDS encoding MFS transporter, whose translation MASQKLLPWARPLLLSSTLTQATIYVLRPMITYRAIELDASTYEIGVVAALYALFPVLLALQFGRMVGKIGEGKFIIFGTLSMALTAVALVFANSVFTLAIATAFAGISHLACMVGGQSMVALRAPRENYDKYFGYYTFSASLGHLVGPLVAALVAGSDGTLPKSTSNAFLLGFVLCVVALVPVINWRKEKPSVEAKSDEGTYAAAIALLKKPGILAAIYVSLAISSVADVLVVFLPLFGTENNFSPYAIGIILAIRAGTTMISRFFLGRLSARFSTYQLLMVSTTVSVIACAGMAFAKTPLTLGAIVFIAGFSLGIGQPLTMSLVSQKTAANERALAVSARLMGNRFGQFLVPAAAGALAASAGASGVFIGLSVLLATSLFGAASR comes from the coding sequence ATGGCGTCCCAAAAACTTTTGCCGTGGGCGCGTCCGCTCTTATTGAGTTCTACCCTTACTCAGGCCACGATCTACGTTCTTCGTCCGATGATTACCTATCGGGCAATTGAACTCGATGCCAGTACATATGAAATCGGAGTAGTTGCTGCGCTTTACGCACTCTTTCCAGTTCTCTTAGCGCTGCAATTTGGCCGGATGGTTGGAAAGATCGGTGAAGGAAAGTTCATCATCTTCGGAACTTTATCTATGGCGCTAACCGCCGTTGCCCTGGTCTTTGCTAACTCGGTTTTCACGCTGGCTATTGCAACTGCATTTGCTGGTATTTCTCACTTGGCTTGTATGGTCGGTGGCCAATCAATGGTTGCACTTCGTGCACCTCGTGAAAATTACGATAAGTACTTTGGTTACTACACATTTAGCGCCTCCCTTGGCCATTTGGTTGGACCGCTAGTTGCTGCACTTGTTGCTGGTTCTGATGGAACGCTACCTAAATCAACATCTAACGCATTTCTTTTAGGGTTTGTCCTTTGTGTGGTTGCACTAGTGCCGGTTATCAACTGGCGTAAAGAAAAGCCAAGTGTTGAAGCTAAATCTGATGAAGGCACTTACGCCGCAGCAATTGCATTATTAAAGAAGCCCGGAATTTTGGCAGCGATTTATGTCTCACTAGCTATTTCATCTGTTGCCGATGTCCTCGTTGTTTTCTTGCCGCTATTTGGAACAGAAAATAACTTCTCTCCATATGCAATCGGAATAATTCTGGCGATTCGCGCTGGCACAACGATGATCTCTCGCTTCTTCCTCGGCAGATTAAGTGCACGTTTCTCTACCTATCAATTGTTAATGGTCAGCACTACGGTCTCTGTTATTGCGTGTGCAGGTATGGCTTTTGCAAAAACACCACTAACTCTTGGCGCTATTGTCTTTATCGCAGGATTTTCACTTGGAATTGGCCAACCGTTAACAATGTCCTTGGTTTCACAAAAGACAGCAGCCAATGAACGCGCCCTTGCTGTTTCAGCGCGCTTGATGGGCAACCGCTTTGGACAATTTTTAGTACCGGCCGCCGCAGGCGCACTCGCCGCATCGGCTGGCGCAAGCGGAGTATTTATCGGGCTATCAGTATTGCTGGCGACCTCGCTCTTTGGTGCAGCAAGCAGGTAA
- a CDS encoding tripartite tricarboxylate transporter permease has product MSSFNSLMEGFASALTLNNLLFGLLGTILGTLVGVLPGIGPALAIALLLPITYSVSPASALIMFAAIYYGAMYGGSTTSILLNTPGESGSVITALEGHQMAKRGRAGSALATAAIGSFIAGTIATAILAFTAPSLAEWAFKVTAADFFALMLIAFTTVGTLLGNSMLRGMASLGVGLVIGLVGSDLQSGAVRLTFGSLQAIDGIETVTVIVSLFALGEALYIAGRAKATGWSIIPMKGKAIMTRQDLKRSWRPWLRGTAIGFPLGVIPAGGSEVPTFLSYAAEKSLSKNKEEFGHGAIEGVAGPEAANNANAAGALVPLLALGLPTSATAAVILVALQTYNIQPGPMLFSTNPEIVWTLIASLFIGNTLLLLLNLPLVRVWAKLLNIPRPYLFSGITAFALMGAYVANNAIFDLWIALGVGVIGFAFRRFGVPITPLIIGLILGPMAELQMRRALQISGGELSALYATPMSKILYVILLIVIIGPMIWNFKKKLALKK; this is encoded by the coding sequence ATGAGTAGTTTTAACTCGCTTATGGAGGGCTTCGCCTCAGCCCTTACCTTAAACAATCTACTTTTCGGTTTACTTGGAACAATTCTTGGAACGCTAGTCGGCGTGCTTCCCGGTATCGGACCTGCGCTTGCTATTGCACTCTTGTTGCCAATTACTTATTCAGTTAGCCCGGCATCTGCGCTAATTATGTTTGCTGCTATTTATTACGGCGCCATGTATGGCGGATCGACAACTTCGATTTTATTAAATACTCCTGGTGAATCCGGTTCGGTCATAACGGCACTTGAAGGCCATCAGATGGCAAAGCGCGGGCGCGCTGGTTCTGCACTTGCAACTGCAGCTATTGGTTCATTCATTGCGGGCACAATTGCAACTGCGATCTTGGCATTTACCGCACCTTCACTTGCCGAATGGGCCTTTAAAGTTACGGCGGCAGATTTCTTTGCGCTGATGTTGATCGCCTTTACAACTGTAGGAACTCTCTTAGGCAATTCGATGTTGCGTGGTATGGCTTCTCTTGGCGTAGGTCTTGTTATTGGGCTAGTTGGTTCTGATCTGCAATCTGGCGCTGTGCGCTTAACATTTGGAAGCCTGCAAGCAATCGACGGAATTGAAACAGTAACCGTTATCGTTTCACTCTTTGCTCTCGGTGAGGCTTTGTATATCGCAGGGCGTGCCAAAGCAACAGGTTGGTCGATCATTCCAATGAAGGGCAAGGCGATCATGACTCGCCAAGACTTAAAACGTTCTTGGCGCCCCTGGCTTCGCGGAACAGCGATTGGTTTCCCCTTAGGAGTTATTCCTGCTGGCGGTTCTGAAGTTCCAACATTTTTAAGTTACGCGGCAGAAAAGTCTTTATCGAAGAATAAAGAGGAATTTGGTCATGGCGCCATTGAAGGCGTTGCAGGTCCAGAGGCTGCTAACAATGCCAATGCCGCTGGTGCGCTTGTTCCACTTCTTGCACTTGGTCTTCCAACTTCAGCAACAGCGGCGGTAATTCTTGTCGCTCTTCAAACTTACAACATTCAACCTGGTCCGATGCTATTTTCAACAAACCCTGAAATCGTATGGACCTTAATCGCTTCACTCTTTATCGGTAACACCTTGCTCTTGTTGCTCAACTTGCCGCTTGTGCGCGTCTGGGCAAAACTTCTAAATATTCCACGCCCTTATCTCTTCTCCGGAATCACCGCCTTCGCATTGATGGGCGCGTACGTTGCGAACAATGCAATCTTTGATCTCTGGATCGCGCTGGGTGTTGGTGTAATTGGTTTTGCATTCCGCCGTTTTGGAGTTCCAATTACCCCGCTAATTATTGGACTAATTCTTGGGCCAATGGCAGAACTTCAGATGCGCCGTGCGCTACAGATCAGCGGTGGCGAACTTAGCGCGCTATATGCAACTCCAATGTCAAAAATCCTCTACGTAATCCTCCTTATTGTGATTATCGGTCCGATGATCTGGAACTTTAAGAAGAAGCTTGCACTAAAGAAGTAA
- a CDS encoding tripartite tricarboxylate transporter TctB family protein — protein MKSKKIGGELAFAGSLLILGLVVLYDTSKMLVPPGSGTVGPQIFPYVVSGFVIFISLGLFVQIFRGNLGVPEGTQFGEIVEKTDFKSLAMVAGSMLTYPLLIERAGFIIASTVVFFGVAFAYGAKNLLKNLLISIIFSFIVYFAFSKGLNVGLPAGILGIFE, from the coding sequence TTGAAATCTAAGAAGATTGGGGGAGAGCTCGCTTTTGCGGGCTCTCTCCTAATTCTTGGGTTGGTCGTTCTATACGACACTTCCAAGATGTTAGTTCCACCGGGATCTGGAACCGTTGGTCCGCAAATATTTCCTTACGTAGTAAGCGGTTTTGTCATTTTTATTTCTCTTGGTTTATTTGTACAAATTTTCCGCGGAAATCTCGGCGTACCTGAAGGAACCCAGTTCGGCGAAATAGTTGAAAAGACAGACTTTAAATCTTTAGCCATGGTCGCCGGCTCAATGTTGACCTACCCACTTTTAATTGAGCGTGCTGGATTTATCATCGCGAGCACAGTGGTGTTCTTTGGCGTCGCCTTTGCATACGGTGCCAAAAATCTACTTAAGAATTTACTTATCTCGATCATCTTCTCATTTATCGTTTATTTTGCATTTTCTAAAGGTCTAAACGTTGGCCTTCCAGCAGGAATCCTGGGGATCTTTGAATGA